A region of Clostridium acetobutylicum ATCC 824 DNA encodes the following proteins:
- a CDS encoding ABC transporter substrate-binding protein — MKKKKILSLISAVIMTSAIITGCTSNGSSSSNKLDKTTVILDWTPNTNHTGMYVALDKGYYKEEGLDVKIQQPSSGSVTDLIATNKGDFGVSYQEDVTYALTGKTPLPIKTIAAVLQHNTSGFAAPKSKNIKSIKDAEGKVYGGWGSPSEEAVIKAIMEKNGADFSKLKIVNIGNDDYFAATKKNVDFAWIFEGWTGIEAKLKGIDLDYVAVKDLDPALDYYTPVIITNNKILKENPAKAKKFMLATKKGYQYAAKHPEESAKILRKYAPEIDEKLAVESQKYMATHYADDMSKWGEMKSSVWKNYADFLKSKGLIKKELNVKDAFTNEFLSK; from the coding sequence GTGAAAAAGAAAAAAATATTATCATTAATATCAGCGGTTATTATGACATCAGCGATTATAACGGGATGTACATCTAATGGAAGTTCAAGCAGTAATAAATTGGATAAGACAACTGTAATATTAGATTGGACGCCAAATACAAACCATACGGGAATGTATGTTGCATTAGATAAAGGCTACTATAAAGAAGAGGGTCTGGATGTGAAAATTCAGCAGCCTTCAAGCGGAAGTGTTACAGACCTTATTGCAACTAATAAGGGGGATTTTGGAGTAAGCTATCAGGAGGATGTAACTTATGCGTTAACTGGTAAAACTCCACTTCCAATTAAGACCATTGCAGCTGTTTTACAGCATAATACTTCTGGTTTTGCAGCACCTAAAAGCAAAAATATTAAATCAATTAAAGATGCAGAAGGAAAAGTTTATGGAGGATGGGGTTCACCTTCAGAAGAAGCAGTAATCAAAGCTATCATGGAGAAAAATGGTGCAGATTTTAGTAAACTAAAAATAGTTAATATAGGAAACGATGATTATTTTGCAGCTACGAAAAAGAATGTTGATTTTGCGTGGATATTTGAAGGTTGGACAGGAATTGAAGCTAAGTTAAAAGGTATTGATTTAGATTATGTGGCAGTTAAAGATTTAGATCCTGCTCTTGATTACTATACACCTGTAATAATAACAAATAATAAAATATTAAAGGAAAATCCAGCTAAGGCTAAAAAATTCATGCTTGCTACTAAAAAAGGATATCAATATGCTGCTAAGCATCCTGAAGAAAGTGCAAAAATACTAAGAAAATATGCGCCTGAGATAGATGAAAAATTGGCAGTAGAGAGTCAAAAATATATGGCAACACATTATGCAGATGATATGTCAAAATGGGGAGAAATGAAATCTAGTGTTTGGAAGAACTATGCTGATTTTCTAAAGAGTAAGGGTCTTATAAAGAAGGAGCTAAATGTTAAAGATGCATTCACAAATGAATTCTTATCAAAATAA
- a CDS encoding ABC transporter ATP-binding protein, giving the protein MLKMHSQMNSYQNNFGKLVIDIKNVTKSFDEETVLKDVSLNVKSGEFVSILGPSGCGKSTLFNIITALTDADSGEVKVSGDIGYMQQKDLLLPWKTVIDNVVLPLDLKGKNKKESRSEAKKYIEIMGLKGYENKYPYELSGGMKQRASFLRTFLSSSEIMLLDEPFGALDSITKGNMQKWILQMKDVLKRTILFITHDIEEAILLSDRIYVLGSRPGVVKKEFNIEFFMDDKIKRGFSKELLEYKSQIIGLL; this is encoded by the coding sequence ATGTTAAAGATGCATTCACAAATGAATTCTTATCAAAATAATTTTGGTAAGCTTGTTATAGATATTAAAAATGTAACAAAAAGCTTTGATGAAGAAACTGTACTAAAAGATGTTTCTCTTAATGTAAAGTCAGGAGAGTTCGTTTCGATTTTAGGACCTAGTGGCTGCGGAAAGAGTACGTTATTTAATATAATAACCGCTCTTACAGATGCTGATAGTGGTGAAGTTAAGGTTTCGGGTGATATAGGCTATATGCAGCAAAAGGATTTATTACTTCCTTGGAAAACAGTTATTGATAATGTGGTACTTCCACTTGACTTAAAAGGTAAAAATAAAAAAGAATCTAGAAGTGAAGCTAAAAAATATATTGAAATTATGGGTCTTAAAGGATATGAGAATAAATATCCATATGAGCTTTCAGGTGGAATGAAACAAAGAGCAAGTTTTCTTAGAACCTTTCTTTCTTCAAGTGAAATAATGCTTCTTGATGAACCCTTTGGAGCACTTGATTCCATAACAAAGGGAAATATGCAGAAATGGATTTTACAAATGAAGGATGTGCTTAAGAGAACGATACTTTTTATAACTCATGATATTGAAGAAGCTATACTTTTATCTGATAGAATATATGTATTAGGTTCAAGACCGGGAGTTGTTAAAAAGGAATTTAATATAGAATTTTTTATGGATGATAAAATAAAAAGAGGATTTTCAAAAGAATTACTAGAATACAAAAGTCAAATAATTGGGTTATTATAG